In the Aneurinibacillus soli genome, one interval contains:
- a CDS encoding adenine phosphoribosyltransferase: MDFKEKIRVILDYPQEGIRFKDITTLLQDGPTYKAAIQEMAKFAADKQVDIVVGPEARGFVIGCPLAIELGAGFAPVRKKGKLPYETIQAEYTLEYGKDALAMHKDAIKPGQRVLIADDLLATGGTIQTTIDLVKQLGGEIVGLAFLIELTYVGGREKIDSDYDIFTLVQY, from the coding sequence ATGGATTTTAAAGAAAAGATTCGCGTGATCCTCGACTACCCACAAGAGGGCATCCGCTTCAAAGATATTACCACTCTTCTGCAGGACGGCCCAACATACAAAGCGGCCATTCAAGAAATGGCCAAATTCGCAGCAGACAAACAGGTGGACATCGTAGTTGGTCCCGAAGCACGCGGCTTCGTTATCGGCTGCCCGCTTGCCATTGAACTCGGCGCAGGTTTCGCTCCCGTTCGTAAAAAAGGCAAGCTGCCGTACGAAACGATTCAGGCAGAATACACACTCGAATACGGAAAAGATGCGCTTGCGATGCACAAAGACGCGATCAAACCAGGTCAGCGTGTCCTGATTGCAGACGACTTGCTTGCTACAGGCGGCACGATCCAGACGACGATTGATCTCGTGAAGCAGCTCGGCGGTGAAATCGTCGGTCTTGCGTTCCTGATCGAGCTGACATATGTGGGCGGTCGTGAAAAGATTGACAGTGATTATGATATCTTCACGCTAGTGCAGTACTAA
- a CDS encoding RelA/SpoT family protein → MSIETAIETAIDQVTDKAKTYLPQKDIEFLIRAYEFAREAHEGQIRKSGQPYIIHPIAVAGILIDLQMDAVTVAAAFLHDVVEDTEVTSEQIAENFGQEVANLVEGVTKLGRIKLKSKAQQQAENHRKMFLAMAKDLRVVMIKLADRLHNMRTLKYLPEPKQRQISDETLEIFAPLAHRLGIASIKWEMEDTGLRYINPQQYYRIVNLMKKKRAEREKYIHGVIDLLQERLKELSITSEISGRPKHIYSIYRKMVKQNKEFNEIYDLLAVRIIVDDIRDCYAALGIVHTLWKPMPGRFKDYIAMPKANMYQSLHTTVIGPNGEPLEVQIRTAEMHRIAEYGIAAHWAYKEGQNISEEATFETKLSWFREILEWQQEARDAQEFMESLKMDLFADLVFVFTPKGDVIELPKGSVPLDFAYRIHSEVGNRTIGSKVNGKIVPLDHQLKTGDIIEILTSKHSYGPSRDWLKITKSTQARSKIKQWFKREKREENVMKGREMVEAELKRNSFEPKEIMTAENLLEVANKFNFQGEEDMFAAVGYGGITGAQIATRLTDKLRKEREDMMPNTAEIRTDAPRKRPDNGVSVRGIDNLLIRFSRCCNPVPGDDIVGFITRGRGVSVHRGDCPNLQSCSEDDQARLISVEWDADMKHEFNVDIEVTGHDRSGLLNEVLATVADMKTNITAVSGKTDKNRVAKINMTIAIQNLDHLHKVVERIKKIRDVYSVRRVLNT, encoded by the coding sequence ATGAGCATCGAAACGGCGATTGAAACCGCGATCGACCAGGTTACAGACAAAGCGAAAACGTATCTGCCGCAAAAAGACATTGAATTTCTCATCCGTGCCTATGAATTCGCCAGAGAAGCTCATGAGGGACAAATTCGAAAGTCCGGGCAGCCGTATATTATCCATCCGATTGCCGTTGCTGGTATTTTGATTGATTTGCAGATGGACGCTGTTACCGTAGCAGCCGCCTTCCTGCATGATGTTGTCGAAGATACAGAAGTTACGAGCGAGCAAATTGCCGAAAATTTCGGTCAAGAGGTAGCCAATCTTGTAGAAGGTGTTACCAAGCTTGGCCGAATTAAACTAAAGTCCAAAGCACAACAACAGGCCGAGAATCACCGTAAGATGTTTCTCGCTATGGCGAAGGACCTACGTGTCGTCATGATCAAGCTGGCGGATCGCCTGCACAACATGCGGACATTGAAGTATTTGCCGGAACCAAAGCAACGCCAGATTTCTGATGAGACATTAGAAATATTCGCGCCACTTGCGCACCGTCTTGGAATCGCATCCATCAAGTGGGAAATGGAAGACACGGGTCTCCGCTACATCAACCCGCAGCAGTATTACCGCATCGTAAACTTAATGAAGAAAAAACGTGCGGAGCGTGAGAAGTACATTCATGGTGTGATTGATCTGTTGCAGGAGCGCTTGAAAGAACTTTCTATTACATCCGAGATTTCCGGACGTCCGAAACATATTTATAGCATTTACCGTAAAATGGTGAAGCAGAACAAGGAGTTTAACGAGATTTATGATCTGCTCGCCGTGCGCATTATTGTCGATGATATCAGGGATTGCTATGCGGCGCTTGGAATCGTGCATACATTATGGAAGCCAATGCCGGGCCGCTTCAAAGATTACATTGCTATGCCAAAAGCGAATATGTATCAGTCGCTTCATACAACCGTGATCGGCCCGAACGGAGAGCCGCTGGAAGTACAAATCCGCACAGCCGAGATGCATCGTATTGCTGAGTACGGGATCGCGGCACACTGGGCGTACAAAGAAGGACAGAATATTTCTGAGGAAGCGACATTTGAGACGAAGTTATCCTGGTTCCGTGAAATTCTAGAATGGCAGCAGGAAGCACGCGATGCCCAGGAGTTCATGGAATCGCTTAAAATGGATCTGTTTGCCGATCTTGTTTTTGTATTTACACCGAAGGGCGATGTTATCGAGCTGCCAAAAGGATCAGTGCCGCTGGACTTTGCTTATCGAATTCATTCTGAAGTCGGTAACCGGACGATTGGTTCGAAAGTGAACGGCAAAATTGTGCCGCTTGATCACCAGCTCAAAACAGGCGATATTATTGAAATCCTAACATCGAAGCACAGCTATGGACCGAGTCGGGACTGGCTTAAAATTACGAAGTCCACACAGGCGCGAAGCAAAATTAAGCAGTGGTTCAAGAGAGAGAAGCGCGAAGAAAACGTCATGAAAGGCCGTGAAATGGTCGAAGCTGAGTTGAAAAGGAACAGCTTTGAGCCAAAAGAGATCATGACAGCAGAGAACCTGCTTGAAGTTGCGAACAAGTTTAATTTTCAGGGAGAAGAAGATATGTTTGCGGCGGTCGGCTATGGCGGCATTACCGGCGCACAGATTGCGACTCGCCTGACGGATAAACTGCGTAAAGAGCGGGAGGACATGATGCCGAACACGGCAGAGATTCGTACCGATGCGCCGCGCAAGCGTCCGGACAACGGCGTGAGCGTACGTGGGATCGACAATCTGCTGATCCGCTTCTCCCGCTGCTGCAATCCGGTGCCAGGTGACGATATTGTTGGCTTCATTACGCGTGGTCGTGGTGTGTCTGTACACCGTGGGGATTGTCCAAACCTGCAATCATGCAGTGAAGACGACCAGGCACGTCTCATCTCGGTTGAATGGGATGCGGATATGAAGCATGAATTCAATGTCGACATTGAGGTTACCGGCCATGACCGAAGTGGCCTTCTGAACGAAGTGCTCGCGACTGTTGCGGATATGAAGACGAACATTACCGCTGTATCCGGTAAAACCGATAAAAACAGAGTGGCAAAAATCAATATGACGATTGCGATTCAAAACCTTGACCACCTGCATAAAGTAGTCGAGCGCATCAAAAAAATTCGCGACGTCTACTCTGTACGTCGCGTGCTGAATACGTAG
- the dtd gene encoding D-aminoacyl-tRNA deacylase, with protein MRVVLQRSKQASVTVEGEVVGRIESGLVLLVGITHTDTKDDVEYVADKIAKLRIFEDEDGKMNHSVEEAGGAILSVSQFTLYGDTRKGRRPGFSEAARPDQAQPLYDFFNEKLRERGLHVETGIFGAMMDVALVNDGPVTFIVESKS; from the coding sequence ATGCGAGTAGTACTTCAGCGTTCCAAACAGGCGTCCGTAACCGTAGAGGGCGAGGTAGTAGGCCGCATCGAATCCGGCCTCGTCCTGCTTGTTGGCATTACGCATACTGATACGAAAGACGACGTGGAATATGTCGCAGACAAGATTGCCAAGCTCCGTATTTTTGAAGACGAAGACGGCAAGATGAATCATTCTGTAGAAGAGGCAGGCGGCGCGATTCTTTCTGTGTCTCAGTTTACTTTGTATGGGGACACGCGCAAAGGACGACGCCCAGGGTTCAGTGAAGCGGCTCGTCCCGATCAGGCACAGCCGCTGTACGATTTCTTTAATGAGAAGCTCCGTGAGCGCGGTCTGCACGTCGAAACAGGGATCTTTGGCGCCATGATGGATGTGGCTCTTGTCAATGATGGTCCCGTTACTTTCATTGTAGAAAGTAAATCCTAA
- a CDS encoding class I SAM-dependent methyltransferase — MEKLLFLSKFIRSPRTIGSIAPSSRFLARAMTQPVQWETARNIAELGAGTGSFTRYISRLKTPECQALIFEQDSTMRNALAADYPEMHHYPNARTMSHTMRLHKINGFDYILSGLPFMNFPQELRDELMDEVERSLAPSGTFIAFQYSLQMKKQLAQRFDDIRITFVPLNIFPAFVYICKKTI, encoded by the coding sequence ATGGAAAAGCTTTTGTTTCTTTCTAAATTCATCCGTTCCCCTCGTACGATTGGCAGTATCGCACCCAGCTCTCGTTTTCTCGCCCGTGCCATGACACAGCCGGTACAATGGGAGACAGCACGGAACATCGCTGAGCTTGGAGCTGGAACCGGCTCGTTTACTCGCTATATCTCCCGCCTGAAAACACCGGAATGCCAGGCGCTTATTTTCGAACAGGATAGCACGATGCGCAACGCTCTTGCAGCCGACTATCCGGAGATGCATCACTATCCGAATGCACGTACAATGAGCCACACAATGCGTCTTCACAAAATCAATGGATTTGACTACATTCTATCCGGGCTTCCGTTCATGAATTTTCCGCAGGAGCTGCGCGATGAACTAATGGACGAAGTGGAACGTTCACTAGCACCAAGCGGAACATTTATCGCGTTCCAGTATTCGTTGCAAATGAAAAAGCAGCTAGCACAGCGTTTTGATGACATTCGCATTACATTTGTGCCGCTTAATATATTTCCGGCTTTTGTATATATATGCAAAAAAACGATCTAA